The following coding sequences are from one Streptomyces sp. NBC_01294 window:
- a CDS encoding FUSC family protein: protein MSTERTEHISSRRARHHPLAPPSWLLQGLKPSSAPIPWAAVARAAVALSAPLAVGFALDEPEYGALASMGALSGVIGDTADAYRMRVLNIAVPQLFGAVGVALGTLVYGNGWLAVGVLTLIALVSGMISSIGTVASVSGLLLLLNAVIGAGIPMPEPWWTAPLLLSAGGLFVLALSLLGWPLRGRQPERAAVAATYRALADALEAAGRPGSAYDERRLDVTQALNQAYDLVLGRRARVHGRSPSLVRMLAQLNVVIPLVEAAPAAHLRGRPLPPEIPAAVRSLATAVEEGRTGTPVLELPAAHTPAEQAVDGALRHAARIVYLAEPDPYNVDDRLGRPAALRVRARRAVRDMMLSRASWRYGLRLALCIGLAQILVSVIEFERSYWVALTVTFVLKPDFGSVFSRAVLRALGTAGGLVIAAAVLAEVPRGWAVVPVMMVLAGLIPAFSVKGYAFQTAAITPVILLLSDMLNHQGFDLIRPRLLDSLIGCAITLVAGYLLWPESWHTRIGDRLADTVDDAARYVERAFAPAADDAARAAARTARLQARRRIYRDLSGVRSEFQRALTEPPPTGTRATAWWPLVVAVERIVDATTAARVRVNHGAPPPTADEVEGIVRQLRELAGRVRSSTTPVRVEAEPQGDSSGVLAPVHQELAAARAITQPDP from the coding sequence ATGAGCACCGAACGCACCGAACACATATCGTCGCGGCGAGCCCGGCACCATCCGCTCGCTCCCCCTTCCTGGCTGCTCCAGGGACTCAAGCCGAGCTCCGCACCGATCCCCTGGGCCGCCGTGGCCCGGGCGGCGGTCGCCCTGTCCGCCCCGCTCGCCGTCGGCTTCGCCCTGGACGAGCCGGAGTACGGCGCACTCGCCTCCATGGGCGCCCTCTCCGGCGTCATCGGCGACACCGCCGACGCCTACCGGATGCGGGTCCTCAACATCGCCGTCCCGCAGCTCTTCGGCGCCGTCGGCGTGGCCCTGGGCACCCTGGTCTACGGCAACGGCTGGCTCGCCGTCGGCGTCCTCACCCTCATCGCCCTGGTCTCCGGGATGATCTCCTCCATCGGCACGGTCGCCTCCGTGTCCGGACTGCTGCTCCTGCTCAACGCGGTGATCGGCGCCGGGATCCCGATGCCGGAGCCCTGGTGGACGGCCCCGCTGCTGCTGAGCGCGGGCGGGCTGTTCGTCCTCGCGCTCAGCCTGCTGGGCTGGCCGCTGCGCGGACGGCAGCCCGAACGCGCCGCGGTCGCCGCCACCTACCGGGCCCTGGCCGACGCCCTGGAGGCCGCCGGACGCCCCGGCTCCGCCTACGACGAGCGCCGCCTGGACGTCACCCAGGCCCTGAACCAGGCCTACGACCTGGTGCTCGGCCGCCGGGCCCGGGTACACGGGCGCAGCCCCTCACTCGTGCGGATGCTGGCCCAGCTCAATGTGGTGATCCCCCTCGTGGAGGCCGCGCCCGCCGCACACCTGCGCGGCCGGCCGCTGCCGCCCGAGATCCCGGCGGCCGTACGGTCCCTCGCCACCGCCGTCGAGGAGGGCCGCACCGGAACGCCCGTACTGGAGCTGCCCGCCGCGCACACCCCGGCCGAGCAGGCCGTCGACGGGGCCCTGCGCCACGCGGCCAGGATCGTGTACCTCGCCGAACCGGACCCGTACAACGTGGACGACCGCCTCGGCCGGCCCGCCGCGCTGCGGGTGCGGGCCCGGCGGGCCGTGCGCGACATGATGCTGTCCCGGGCCTCCTGGCGGTACGGGCTGCGCCTCGCGCTGTGCATCGGGCTCGCGCAGATCCTCGTATCGGTGATCGAGTTCGAGCGGTCCTACTGGGTCGCGCTGACCGTCACCTTCGTCCTCAAGCCCGACTTCGGCTCGGTGTTCTCCCGCGCCGTGCTGCGCGCGCTCGGCACCGCCGGCGGGCTGGTCATCGCGGCCGCCGTCCTCGCCGAGGTGCCGCGCGGCTGGGCGGTCGTGCCGGTGATGATGGTGCTCGCCGGGCTGATCCCGGCCTTCTCCGTCAAGGGGTACGCCTTCCAGACCGCCGCGATCACCCCGGTGATCCTGCTGCTCTCGGACATGCTCAACCACCAGGGCTTCGACCTGATCCGCCCCCGGCTGCTGGACAGCCTGATCGGCTGCGCCATCACCCTCGTCGCGGGGTACCTGCTGTGGCCCGAGAGCTGGCACACCCGGATCGGGGACCGGCTCGCCGACACCGTGGACGACGCCGCCCGCTACGTGGAACGGGCCTTCGCGCCGGCCGCGGACGACGCCGCGCGCGCGGCGGCGCGGACCGCCCGCCTCCAGGCCCGGCGGCGCATCTACCGGGACCTGTCGGGCGTGCGCAGCGAGTTCCAGCGGGCGCTGACGGAACCCCCGCCGACGGGCACGCGGGCCACGGCGTGGTGGCCGCTCGTGGTCGCCGTCGAGCGGATCGTGGACGCGACCACCGCCGCGCGGGTCCGGGTCAACCACGGGGCTCCGCCGCCCACGGCGGACGAGGTGGAGGGGATCGTACGGCAGCTGCGCGAACTGGCCGGGCGGGTCCGCAGCAGCACGACGCCGGTACGGGTCGAGGCGGAGCCGCAGGGCGATTCCTCGGGCGTCCTGGCCCCGGTCCACCAGGAACTCGCGGCCGCCAGAGCCATCACCCAACCGGACCCCTGA
- a CDS encoding CbtB domain-containing protein, translating into MAHSAVPTTNAPAIAPISLSALAPWAAFVGILMLVLLYFVGAEQGATAIFEGETIHEWLHDGRHLLGFPCH; encoded by the coding sequence ATGGCCCACTCCGCCGTGCCCACGACGAACGCACCCGCCATTGCCCCGATCTCGCTCTCCGCGCTGGCCCCCTGGGCCGCGTTCGTCGGGATCCTGATGCTGGTCCTGCTCTACTTCGTCGGCGCCGAGCAGGGCGCCACCGCGATCTTCGAGGGCGAGACCATCCACGAGTGGCTGCACGACGGCCGCCACCTGCTCGGTTTCCCCTGCCACTGA
- a CDS encoding CbtA family protein: MNVSPRTLLVRGMLAGLLAGAAAFLVAYLLGESKVDAAIAIEEAAAHGHDHGEEAPVSRALQATAGLGTGVLLYGVALGGIAALVYCYALGRIGRFGPRATAALVTASLFVTVTLVPFFKYPANPPAVGDPETAARRTALYLLMIALSALLAAGALLLGRRLAPRLGNWNASVVAGLGFAVAVGISYAVLPGINEVPVGFPAALIWDFRLASLAIQTTLWTTFGLAFAFLAERALVPTSAPKEAVQPMS; this comes from the coding sequence ATGAACGTTTCCCCCCGCACGCTGCTCGTCAGGGGCATGCTCGCCGGCCTGCTGGCCGGTGCCGCCGCCTTCCTCGTCGCCTACCTCCTCGGTGAGTCCAAGGTGGACGCGGCGATCGCCATCGAAGAGGCCGCCGCGCACGGACACGACCACGGCGAGGAGGCCCCGGTCAGCCGGGCCCTCCAGGCCACGGCCGGCCTCGGCACCGGCGTCCTCCTGTACGGGGTCGCGCTCGGCGGCATCGCCGCGCTCGTCTACTGCTACGCCCTGGGCCGCATCGGCCGCTTCGGCCCGCGGGCCACGGCCGCGCTGGTGACGGCGAGCCTGTTCGTCACCGTGACCCTGGTGCCGTTCTTCAAGTACCCCGCCAATCCCCCGGCCGTCGGCGACCCCGAGACGGCCGCCCGGCGCACCGCCCTCTACCTCCTGATGATCGCCCTCAGCGCGCTGCTGGCGGCGGGCGCGCTGCTCCTCGGCCGGCGGCTCGCGCCGAGGCTCGGCAACTGGAACGCCTCGGTCGTCGCCGGCCTGGGCTTCGCCGTGGCCGTCGGAATCTCGTACGCGGTGCTGCCCGGCATCAACGAGGTCCCGGTGGGCTTCCCGGCGGCGCTGATCTGGGACTTCCGCCTCGCGTCCCTGGCCATCCAGACCACCCTGTGGACGACTTTCGGCCTGGCCTTCGCTTTTCTAGCCGAACGGGCCCTTGTGCCCACCTCCGCACCCAAGGAGGCTGTGCAGCCGATGAGTTGA
- a CDS encoding class F sortase — protein sequence MPRAKWVVTALTVALLATTIVVLQRTDGAEHAVATTDDALPSRALGLSGHRRLVRELEQAGEQAPGRGARPPGTAAGPLRAVTEPLRAAQPLRLRIPSLGVDVPLTGGREEVSWDTGGPAPGAAGTAVVTGDGLRLGELRRGRTIEIPRADRRTAVFTVVRISPGAVGGREEAAGRAQLRLVGGETAVLARLTGQRRTH from the coding sequence ATGCCCCGCGCCAAGTGGGTCGTCACCGCACTGACGGTGGCTCTGCTGGCCACCACCATCGTGGTGTTGCAGCGGACCGATGGGGCCGAGCACGCGGTCGCGACCACCGACGACGCGCTGCCCTCACGGGCGTTGGGGCTGTCCGGTCACCGCCGTCTCGTGCGGGAGCTGGAGCAGGCCGGCGAGCAGGCCCCCGGCCGGGGGGCAAGGCCGCCGGGAACCGCCGCCGGGCCGCTTCGGGCGGTCACCGAACCGCTCCGGGCCGCGCAGCCCCTGCGGTTGCGCATCCCGAGCCTGGGCGTCGACGTGCCGCTGACCGGCGGGCGCGAGGAGGTCTCCTGGGACACCGGCGGCCCGGCTCCGGGTGCGGCCGGGACGGCCGTGGTCACCGGGGACGGGCTCCGTCTCGGCGAGCTGCGGCGGGGCCGGACCATCGAGATCCCCCGCGCGGACCGCCGTACGGCCGTGTTCACCGTCGTACGCATCTCGCCCGGGGCCGTTGGCGGCCGGGAGGAAGCGGCCGGCCGGGCCCAACTCCGGCTGGTCGGCGGCGAGACCGCCGTGCTGGCCCGGCTGACCGGGCAGCGCCGCACGCACTGA
- the pucL gene encoding factor-independent urate hydroxylase, whose amino-acid sequence MSKHVLAQNQYGKAENRIVKVTRKGGDGSWHEIRDLNVSVALRGEFRDVHLTGDNANCLPTDTTKNTVYAFGKEHGIESPEAFGILLAKHFVSSQQPIREAQIRIEEYVWDRIPVPTRKEQHSFVRKGQEVRTAQITYSETTGLQVISGLKDLTVMNSTNSEFHGYIKDKYTTLQEAYDRILATKVTARWAHSALAADDAGYDWDQSYKKVRKNMLEAFAETYSYSLQQTLNQMAERVLDNCPRVNEVRLNLPNKHHFLVDLEPFGLKNDNEVYFAADRMYGLIEGTVHRDGVQPVIATSDWIVA is encoded by the coding sequence ATGAGCAAGCACGTCCTGGCCCAGAACCAGTACGGCAAGGCCGAGAACCGCATCGTGAAGGTCACCCGCAAGGGCGGCGACGGTTCCTGGCACGAGATCCGCGACCTCAACGTCTCGGTCGCGCTCCGCGGTGAGTTCCGCGACGTGCACCTCACCGGCGACAACGCCAACTGCCTGCCGACCGACACCACCAAGAACACGGTGTACGCCTTCGGCAAGGAGCACGGCATCGAGTCCCCCGAGGCCTTCGGCATCCTCCTCGCCAAGCACTTCGTCTCCTCCCAGCAGCCGATCCGCGAGGCGCAGATCCGCATCGAGGAGTACGTGTGGGACCGCATCCCGGTCCCGACGCGCAAGGAGCAGCACTCCTTCGTCCGCAAGGGCCAGGAGGTGCGCACCGCGCAGATCACCTACAGCGAGACGACGGGCCTGCAGGTCATCTCGGGTCTGAAGGACCTGACGGTGATGAACTCGACCAACTCCGAGTTCCACGGCTACATCAAGGACAAGTACACGACCCTGCAGGAGGCGTACGACCGCATCCTGGCGACCAAGGTCACCGCGCGCTGGGCGCATTCGGCGCTGGCCGCCGACGACGCCGGGTACGACTGGGACCAGTCGTACAAGAAGGTCCGCAAGAACATGCTGGAAGCCTTCGCGGAGACGTACTCGTACTCGCTGCAGCAGACCCTGAACCAGATGGCCGAGCGCGTGCTCGACAACTGCCCCCGCGTCAACGAGGTGCGGCTGAACCTCCCCAACAAGCACCACTTCCTCGTCGACCTGGAGCCCTTCGGCCTCAAGAACGACAACGAGGTCTACTTCGCGGCGGACCGCATGTACGGCCTGATCGAGGGCACCGTGCACCGTGACGGCGTGCAGCCGGTGATCGCGACGTCCGACTGGATCGTCGCCTAG
- a CDS encoding histidine phosphatase family protein — protein MKTPLIRVHLVRLPLDAAARQGCFGHARPCPGYEGLRGLDTGEWAGRTLDEVAAEDPAAVHAWLTDPGYAPPGGESVGALIARVGAELAGLAAGTHRAVVEQAVVRAAVVHALDLPAAAFWRLDVRPESVTTLTGRAGRWNLLVGQPEDGSQQDRQ, from the coding sequence ATGAAGACCCCGTTGATACGAGTCCACCTCGTAAGGCTCCCACTGGACGCAGCAGCCCGCCAGGGGTGCTTCGGTCACGCGCGGCCGTGCCCCGGGTACGAGGGCCTGCGGGGTCTGGACACCGGGGAGTGGGCGGGGCGCACCCTGGACGAGGTGGCGGCCGAGGACCCGGCGGCCGTGCACGCCTGGCTGACGGACCCCGGGTACGCGCCGCCGGGCGGGGAGTCCGTGGGCGCGCTGATCGCGCGTGTCGGGGCGGAACTGGCCGGTCTGGCCGCGGGCACGCACCGGGCCGTGGTCGAGCAGGCCGTCGTACGGGCGGCCGTGGTGCACGCCCTGGACCTGCCCGCGGCGGCGTTCTGGCGGCTCGACGTGCGGCCGGAGTCGGTGACCACCCTCACCGGGCGGGCGGGGCGCTGGAACCTCCTCGTGGGGCAGCCCGAGGACGGCTCGCAGCAGGACCGGCAGTAA
- a CDS encoding RidA family protein translates to MTRSIINPAGLHTPTDYGYSHIVHAPGEQVFVAGQYGSDESGHVVSDDFAAQVERAFANLRTALAAVGLGPADVVRIGTYVVGHDQRKLEVLVKHLHATWGTELPAQTLIGVAALALPGMLFEIDAVAVRTP, encoded by the coding sequence ATGACGCGCAGCATCATCAACCCGGCAGGACTCCACACCCCGACCGACTACGGCTACAGCCACATCGTCCACGCCCCGGGCGAGCAGGTCTTCGTCGCCGGCCAGTACGGCTCCGACGAGAGCGGCCACGTCGTCTCCGACGACTTCGCCGCCCAGGTCGAGCGGGCCTTCGCCAATCTCCGCACCGCCCTCGCGGCCGTCGGCCTCGGCCCCGCCGACGTCGTCCGCATCGGCACCTACGTCGTCGGCCACGACCAGCGGAAGCTGGAGGTCCTCGTCAAGCACCTGCACGCCACATGGGGCACCGAACTGCCCGCCCAGACCCTGATCGGGGTCGCCGCGCTCGCCCTGCCCGGCATGCTCTTCGAGATCGACGCCGTGGCGGTGCGCACGCCCTGA
- a CDS encoding RrF2 family transcriptional regulator produces MSEGVEWALHSCVNLAWSGPDRAVSAARLAAWHALPPAYLNKQLQALARAGIVTSTPGPRGGFRLARPLAAVSLMDVVAAVEGPDEAFRCAEIRRQGPGGGAPDGADVGAGAGAGAGDAEADAADCAIAHAMSRAELAWRRALAAQNLDEIRQQAERQAPGAPERLRAWLAAQ; encoded by the coding sequence ATGAGCGAGGGTGTCGAGTGGGCGCTGCACAGCTGCGTCAACCTGGCCTGGAGCGGCCCGGACCGGGCCGTGTCGGCGGCGCGGCTCGCCGCGTGGCACGCCCTTCCCCCGGCCTACCTCAACAAGCAGCTCCAGGCGCTGGCCCGGGCGGGCATCGTCACCTCCACCCCCGGTCCCCGCGGCGGCTTCCGGCTGGCCCGCCCGCTCGCCGCCGTCTCGCTCATGGACGTGGTCGCCGCGGTCGAGGGGCCCGACGAGGCCTTCCGGTGCGCGGAGATCCGCCGGCAGGGGCCCGGCGGCGGCGCCCCGGACGGTGCCGACGTCGGTGCTGGTGCTGGTGCAGGCGCCGGTGACGCGGAGGCCGATGCCGCCGACTGCGCCATCGCGCACGCCATGAGCCGGGCCGAACTGGCCTGGCGCAGGGCCCTGGCGGCCCAGAACCTCGACGAGATCCGGCAGCAGGCCGAACGGCAGGCACCCGGGGCCCCCGAGCGGCTCCGCGCCTGGCTCGCCGCGCAGTAG